One Cytophagales bacterium DNA window includes the following coding sequences:
- the mfd gene encoding transcription-repair coupling factor gives MNFSEVLYSYKDESIVCAIRESLSKKTNIALRGLAGSADALVGAATGLGRPGVNLFVLHDREEANYFYHDLRQILDKEGNVLIFPTSYKKPYQFEEVENANILQRAEVLNAINQAGDDSLYIVTYPEAFTEKVINKRSLVDNTFQASVGEKVDVEFLTELLVTYDFERTDFVYEAGQFAVRGGIIDVYSFAQELPVRVELFGDEIESIREFEPESQLSKNELKSLSIIPDVQTKLLKEERQSFLSYVPESTAIWMKDYREIIDIVDKGFDKASQSFDELMNVSGNTQVVMSPADLFDNGTVFTELVEPFTKIEFGKRFYLPKSEEFQFDFKPQPSFHKNFELLADNLSDYQRQDYTNYILAESFKQHERLQTIFEEVNPGISFQGIAIGLREGFIDDLQGIVCYTDHQIFDRFHRTDTKDKFTRKKALTLKELRALQAGDYVVHVDHGVGRFAGLDRVDVNGNMQEALRLVYRDDDLLYVSIHSLHKISKYSGKEGGPPAVNKLGSQEWENKKKKVKRKVKDIAKDLIQLYAKRKAAPGFSFPPDNFLQAELESSFMYQDTPDQSSATSDVKQDMENGHPMDRLVCGDVGFGKTEIAIRAAFKAVNSGKQVAVLVPTTILAFQHYHTFMERLKSFPIVVDYVNRFRTTKEITQIKKELKERKIDILIGTHRIVNKDMEFKDIGLMIIDEEQKFGVKVKEKLKEMRVNVDSLTLTATPIPRTLHFSLMGARDLSIISTPPPNRRPVTTELQEFNEEFIRDAVSHEIRRGGQVFFVHNRISDIEQVANIIYRLVPDSRIGLAHGQMEGKTLEKIMLKFIEGEYDVLVSTNIIESGLDIPNANTIIINRAHMFGLSDLHQMRGRVGRSNTKAYCYLITPPTSTLSSDARKRLVTLEEFSDLGDGFKVAMRDLDIRGAGNLLGSEQSGFINDMGFEMYHKILDEAVTELKETEFKELFTQEMLGVEQLQQIKADCLVETDLEILIPQDYVESTAERLSLYSRLDNIEIDDEKKLSEFKASLEDRFGPAPEAVDELIKSVKLRWRGVKLGFEKITLKGEKLKGYLMVEDNDAYFQSETFGMVLQYVKEQAAKCKMREYKNKLIISIDPVENVSEAIEHLDSMLMVEA, from the coding sequence GTGAACTTTTCAGAAGTACTTTATTCCTACAAGGACGAAAGCATTGTTTGTGCTATTCGAGAAAGCCTTAGTAAAAAAACCAATATTGCATTACGTGGATTAGCAGGTAGTGCAGATGCGCTGGTCGGAGCAGCTACGGGATTGGGAAGGCCAGGTGTCAACCTGTTTGTTTTGCACGACCGTGAAGAAGCCAACTATTTCTATCACGATCTGCGACAGATCCTCGACAAGGAAGGTAATGTATTGATCTTCCCCACCTCCTATAAAAAACCTTACCAGTTCGAGGAAGTAGAAAATGCAAACATCCTGCAACGAGCAGAAGTATTGAATGCCATCAATCAGGCCGGAGATGACTCTTTATATATAGTGACTTATCCGGAAGCATTCACAGAGAAGGTGATCAACAAAAGATCGTTGGTAGACAATACCTTTCAGGCGAGTGTTGGGGAAAAGGTAGACGTTGAGTTTCTAACAGAATTACTGGTTACTTACGATTTCGAAAGAACAGATTTTGTCTATGAAGCCGGCCAGTTTGCGGTCCGTGGGGGAATTATTGATGTGTATTCTTTCGCTCAGGAACTCCCTGTCCGTGTCGAGCTCTTCGGAGATGAAATTGAAAGCATACGGGAATTCGAGCCCGAATCGCAACTTTCTAAAAATGAATTGAAAAGCCTGAGCATCATTCCGGATGTTCAGACCAAGCTCCTGAAGGAGGAACGACAATCTTTTTTGTCCTACGTTCCCGAAAGCACGGCCATTTGGATGAAAGATTATCGTGAGATCATCGACATTGTAGACAAAGGGTTTGACAAAGCGTCCCAGTCGTTTGATGAGCTCATGAATGTTTCCGGCAACACCCAGGTAGTGATGAGTCCTGCAGATCTTTTTGACAATGGGACTGTTTTTACGGAACTGGTAGAGCCTTTCACAAAAATCGAATTCGGTAAACGATTCTACTTGCCTAAATCTGAGGAGTTCCAGTTTGATTTTAAGCCTCAACCCAGTTTTCATAAGAATTTTGAGCTGCTAGCCGATAATTTGTCCGATTACCAACGGCAGGATTACACCAATTATATATTGGCCGAATCATTCAAGCAACACGAACGACTGCAGACCATTTTTGAGGAAGTTAATCCGGGCATTTCCTTCCAGGGAATTGCCATTGGTTTGAGAGAAGGGTTCATCGATGACCTCCAGGGCATTGTTTGCTATACGGATCACCAAATCTTTGACCGCTTCCATCGTACAGATACCAAAGACAAATTCACGAGGAAAAAAGCACTGACCTTAAAAGAGCTTCGAGCACTACAAGCAGGCGATTATGTGGTTCACGTGGATCACGGTGTGGGCCGATTTGCTGGGTTGGATCGCGTGGATGTAAATGGAAACATGCAGGAGGCACTTCGGTTGGTTTACCGAGACGATGATTTGCTGTATGTCAGCATTCACTCCTTACACAAGATCTCCAAATACTCCGGAAAGGAAGGTGGTCCACCCGCGGTGAATAAATTGGGTTCGCAAGAATGGGAAAACAAGAAAAAGAAGGTCAAGCGAAAAGTCAAAGACATTGCGAAGGACCTGATCCAACTCTACGCCAAAAGAAAAGCGGCACCAGGGTTTTCGTTTCCACCAGATAACTTTTTGCAAGCCGAGCTCGAATCAAGTTTCATGTATCAGGACACACCGGACCAAAGTTCTGCGACCTCAGATGTGAAACAAGACATGGAAAATGGTCACCCCATGGACCGACTAGTATGTGGCGACGTAGGTTTTGGAAAAACCGAAATAGCCATCCGCGCAGCATTCAAGGCCGTGAATAGTGGGAAACAAGTCGCAGTTTTGGTTCCTACGACGATTCTGGCCTTTCAGCACTACCATACGTTCATGGAACGATTGAAAAGTTTCCCGATTGTGGTAGATTATGTCAATCGGTTCCGAACAACCAAAGAAATTACCCAGATCAAGAAAGAACTCAAGGAAAGAAAAATTGATATTCTGATCGGAACACACCGGATCGTCAATAAAGACATGGAGTTCAAAGACATTGGGCTCATGATCATTGATGAGGAGCAGAAGTTTGGGGTGAAAGTCAAAGAAAAGCTAAAAGAAATGCGGGTCAATGTGGATTCTTTGACGCTTACGGCTACACCGATTCCCCGAACGCTACATTTTTCCTTGATGGGTGCACGAGATTTGTCAATCATCAGCACGCCACCACCCAACAGGCGTCCGGTGACTACAGAATTGCAGGAATTCAACGAAGAATTCATCCGTGATGCGGTGAGTCATGAAATCCGTCGCGGCGGTCAGGTCTTTTTTGTACACAATCGCATCAGCGACATAGAGCAAGTGGCCAACATCATCTATCGACTGGTTCCCGATTCCCGAATTGGCTTGGCGCATGGGCAGATGGAGGGTAAAACCCTGGAAAAGATCATGCTCAAATTCATCGAAGGTGAATATGATGTGCTGGTGTCCACCAATATCATAGAATCCGGGCTGGACATTCCTAATGCCAATACGATCATCATCAATCGGGCGCACATGTTTGGGCTTTCCGACCTGCACCAGATGCGTGGACGAGTTGGTCGATCCAATACCAAAGCCTATTGCTACCTTATTACACCACCTACTTCCACGCTCAGTTCAGATGCCCGAAAGAGACTCGTAACGCTGGAAGAATTCTCCGATCTGGGTGATGGTTTCAAAGTGGCCATGCGCGACCTGGATATTAGAGGGGCTGGTAACTTGCTTGGAAGTGAACAGAGCGGGTTCATCAACGACATGGGCTTTGAAATGTACCATAAGATCCTGGACGAAGCCGTCACGGAATTGAAAGAAACCGAATTCAAAGAGTTGTTTACTCAGGAGATGCTTGGTGTTGAACAATTACAACAGATCAAAGCCGATTGTCTGGTAGAAACAGACCTGGAAATCCTGATTCCACAAGATTATGTAGAAAGTACTGCGGAAAGATTGAGTCTTTATTCCAGGCTTGATAACATTGAAATAGATGATGAAAAGAAACTTAGTGAGTTCAAAGCATCGCTGGAAGATCGTTTCGGGCCAGCACCAGAGGCTGTCGATGAGTTGATCAAAAGTGTGAAGCTTCGCTGGAGAGGCGTAAAACTCGGATTCGAGAAAATTACGTTGAAAGGCGAAAAGCTGAAAGGCTATCTCATGGTAGAAGATAACGATGCTTATTTCCAGTCAGAAACCTTCGGAATGGTCTTACAATATGTGAAGGAACAGGCGGCAAAATGTAAAATGCGTGAGTACAAAAACAAGTTGATCATCTCAATTGACCCAGTGGAGAACGTTTCAGAGGCGATTGAGCATTTGGACAGCATGTTAATGGTCGAAGCATAA
- a CDS encoding DUF255 domain-containing protein, which translates to MKTLLFAAIFNITAFQVNQEPDTLKWYTLEDVQELMKSEPRKVFVDVVADWCKWCKVMEKETFTDKAVIAYINENYYAVRMDYESLESIDFLGENITNKALATSWNVRDLPAIVFWEEEFGSKFLSTGYKKADQFLLDLKAFNEF; encoded by the coding sequence ATGAAAACATTACTTTTTGCCGCCATTTTTAATATTACTGCTTTTCAGGTCAACCAGGAACCTGACACATTGAAGTGGTATACACTCGAAGACGTTCAGGAATTGATGAAGTCCGAGCCTCGCAAAGTTTTTGTGGATGTGGTCGCGGACTGGTGCAAGTGGTGCAAGGTCATGGAGAAAGAAACCTTCACCGACAAAGCCGTGATCGCCTACATCAACGAAAACTACTATGCGGTGAGAATGGACTATGAAAGCCTGGAATCCATCGATTTCTTAGGAGAAAATATCACTAACAAAGCTCTTGCCACCAGCTGGAATGTGCGTGACCTTCCGGCCATCGTATTTTGGGAAGAGGAATTTGGCAGTAAGTTTTTATCTACGGGATACAAAAAAGCTGACCAGTTCTTGCTCGACCTGAAAGCCTTTAATGAGTTTTAG
- a CDS encoding S1/P1 nuclease, with the protein MKKAILSILLLTIFLPTSYSWGPTGHRVVGLIAEQHLSKKALKRVQAVLGTETLAEVSTFMDFIKSDSKYRHMNPWHYCTIPDGKTYEEAGTPEEGDVIMTIERLISELKSKNFSDEDEAFALKMLVHLVGDIHQPLHVGNGEDRGGNDVKLEYFYRSSNLHRVWDSGIIDEQKFSYTEYADWINHVDATQVKSWQSATVRQWAAESVTYRGQVYDIPENKKLSWRYNFDNIETVNLRLLQAGVRLAGVLETIYGS; encoded by the coding sequence ATGAAAAAGGCCATCCTCTCCATTCTGTTATTAACCATTTTCCTTCCTACTTCTTATTCCTGGGGTCCTACCGGTCACCGTGTAGTAGGATTGATCGCGGAACAGCACCTGTCTAAGAAGGCTTTGAAAAGAGTGCAGGCTGTTTTGGGGACAGAAACACTGGCAGAAGTCAGCACATTCATGGATTTCATCAAATCCGATAGTAAGTATCGACACATGAATCCCTGGCACTACTGCACCATTCCGGATGGCAAAACCTATGAAGAAGCGGGTACGCCGGAAGAAGGGGATGTCATCATGACCATAGAAAGGCTGATCTCAGAATTGAAATCCAAAAACTTTTCCGATGAGGATGAGGCGTTTGCCTTAAAGATGTTGGTGCATTTGGTAGGAGACATTCATCAGCCACTACATGTAGGAAACGGCGAAGACAGGGGAGGCAATGATGTGAAACTCGAATATTTCTATCGATCCTCCAATCTGCACCGCGTTTGGGACAGTGGCATCATCGATGAGCAGAAGTTTAGCTACACGGAGTACGCCGACTGGATCAATCATGTGGATGCGACACAGGTAAAATCCTGGCAATCCGCGACAGTCCGACAATGGGCTGCAGAATCTGTGACTTATAGAGGCCAGGTCTATGATATTCCTGAAAACAAAAAACTAAGCTGGAGGTACAATTTTGATAACATCGAGACGGTAAACCTGCGATTGCTGCAAGCCGGTGTACGATTGGCGGGCGTTTTGGAAACTATATACGGTTCCTAA